The following DNA comes from Magnolia sinica isolate HGM2019 chromosome 18, MsV1, whole genome shotgun sequence.
ctacttctcgtctcggactaagttatgaaccgactcagcactcgctactcctcagtgtcatatgaaaacactcggagtaagggggcttactgttggggacaaaacatacaagtccgcagactcggactaaatgcctcgggccaccaaaggatgtgtcaaatccgaggagttattcgctagaccgaggcaaaggttgagtcggccccgacgggtcggtagggtcgtcagtgtctcgggcatgcttcgggcggacctctttatcggatcgaccgtcacaagatgaagccgcactccggatgtcttgggataagattcccgatcccgaagctcacgggatcggatgaaggcatgagacgggcacgatcctgtttccgtgatcccaggagaagattccgtgatcccaggagaagatctcgcgcacaataccaggaagagaatcctcgtacgattaaacgccccagcagctataaaagaagggggggccctcaccttgagaggtacgaaaacaaattcctccaaaagacttttcaatactttaagaccccgagtccaggcctgactttggcatcggagggtcccctgcgctagccagggtctcctttgtcctttttctgtgcaggcatacaaggatccaggaggacgaaccagataattgcatcaacatCATCAATAGATGGTAGGGCCCAAAACAAACCATTTGCACCTCGCTAGGGTGAAAACATTTACACTAATACATATACAGGGAGACTAACTCCTCACATACATCATTAAACCATTAACCGTATGTATAAAACCATTTTAACAACTAATCACTACATAAATATATTGCAGAATAGCGTATATTACTTGCATTAATAAACATTGTTTTGACTTGGGCCAAAAAGAATGATGTGATTTCTTGGGGgcccaaaaaaagaaaacaaaaaaaaaaaaaaaaaaaacccatggcACGTGCTAAGGATGGTACCGCACGTGCTAGGTAGAGCATGCTAATGGCAACGTTCTGTCGAAGCTACTTCGAAGGGTGCTCGCCCGGTGCGCCTTCTTCTTAAGGCCGGAGTCCCTCTCTCGGCCCACGCCACCACCTAATGGGAGTGAAGCAGGTGTCGTTAATGGAGCCGCTGCGTCCCTGGCTGCCCCGCCTTGCATGAGCACACGTGCAATCCCTGTGTAATGCAACGAGTCGGCAATCTGCAAAGCCGTCACACCCTTGTTCGTGCGTGCTTCGACGTCGGCACCCTTCTTCACTAGCAATTCTATCACCTCTGCATGGCCCGACTCGGCCGCACAGTGTAGTGCCGTGTACCCATCATCGTCCCTAGCATCCACATCGACACCCTTGTCTAGGAGAGTCCGGACGATGTCCACACGGCCTTTGAATCCTGCCCGGTGCAGCGCAGTCCACCCATGCTGATCCCTGCCGTTGATCAATGCACCATTCTCGAGGAGCCGGTGCACCGCTCGTAGCTCGCCCTTGCGTGCTGCAGCGCAGAGGCTGTCCCCAAGACGCAGTGCATCAAAAAGCCGAGTGTGCCCACACTCGGCCGCTACGTCATAAGCCGTCTTGCCGACCCGGCTGCGTATGTCCTTGTTGGCGCCCTTTTGTAACAGAAGCTTGATCATGTGTTCATCGCCCATGCTCGCGGCTACATGTAGCGGTGTGTCACCATCAGCCGATCCGCGGATGTCAGCTCGCGCACCGCTGGCTAGCAACATGCGTGCGCAGTCCCTGCGCCGCTCCTCGACCGCAAGGTGCAGCGCAGTCCGCCCATCGCTGGTTAGCGTGTCCACGTCTGCCCCCTTGAGC
Coding sequences within:
- the LOC131233626 gene encoding protein VAPYRIN-like, which codes for MDRLIRLEPSNRVAVRVELGQRCYGELTLRNVMYTMPVAFRLQPMNKNRYMVRPQCGIISPLATLTVEITYILPPNSTLPDSFPHSDDSFLLHSVVVPGAAVKDPTSTFDSVPHDWFTTKKKQVFIDSGIKIIFVGSPILARLVTDGSMDDLREVLERSDAAWKAADSIDDHGQTLLHIAIARSRADLVQLLLEFEPNAEARSRAGQTPLEAAAAAGEALIVELLLARRVSTGRSESSAWGPLHLAAGGGHLDVMRLLLLKGADVDTLTSDGRTALHLAVEERRRDCARMLLASGARADIRGSADGDTPLHVAASMGDEHMIKLLLQKGANKDIRSRVGKTAYDVAAECGHTRLFDALRLGDSLCAAARKGELRAVHRLLENGALINGRDQHGWTALHRAGFKGRVDIVRTLLDKGVDVDARDDDGYTALHCAAESGHAEVIELLVKKGADVEARTNKGVTALQIADSLHYTGIARVLMQGGAARDAAAPLTTPASLPLGGGVGRERDSGLKKKAHRASTLRSSFDRTLPLACST